A genome region from Lutra lutra chromosome 11, mLutLut1.2, whole genome shotgun sequence includes the following:
- the PDK4 gene encoding pyruvate dehydrogenase kinase, isozyme 4, producing MKAARFVMRSAGSLSSAGLVPREVEHFSRYSPSPLSIKQLLDFGSENACERTSFAFLRQELPVRLANILKEIDILPDRLVNTSSVQLVKSWYIQSLMDLVEFHEKSPEDQKALSDFVDALIKVRNRHHNVVPTMAQGIIEYKDGCTVDPVTNQNLQYFLDRFYMNRISTRMLMNQHILIFSDSQTGNPTHIGSIDPNCDVAAVVQDAFECSKMLCDQYYLTSPELKLTQVNGKSPGQPIHIVYVPSHLHHMLFELFKNAMRATVEHQENWPSLTPIEVIVVLGKEDLTIKISDRGGGVPLRIIDRLFSYTYSTAPTPVMDNSRNAPLAGFGYGLPISRLYAKYFQGDLNLYSMSGYGTDAIIYLKALSSESVEKLPVFNKSAFKHYQMSIEADDWCIPSKEPKNLAKEKVAL from the exons ATGAAGGCGGCCCGCTTCGTGATGCGCAGCGCCGGCTCGCTGAGCAGCGCAGGCCTGGTGCCCCGCGAGGTGGAGCATTTTTCACGCTACAGCCCGTCCCCGCTGTCCATAAAGCAGCTCCTGGACTTTG GTTCAGAAAATGCGTGTGAAAGaacttcttttgcatttttgAGGCAAGAATTACCTGTGAGGCTAGCCAATATCCTGAAGGAAATTGATATCCTCCCTGATCGATTAGTCAATACCTCTTCAGTGCAGTTAGTTAAAAGCTG GTATATCCAGAGCCTGATGGATTTGGTGGAATTCCACGAGAAAAGCCCAGAGGACCAGAAAGCATTATCAGA TTTTGTAGATGCTCTCATCAAAGTTCGAAATAGACACCACAATGTAGTTCCGACCATGGCACAAGGAATCATAGAATATAAAGATGGCTGTACAGTTGACCCAGTCACCAATCAAAATCTTCAGTATTTCTTGGATCGATTTTACATGAACCGTATTTCTACCCGGATGCTGATGAACCAGCATA TTCTTATATTTAGTGACTCACAGACAGGAAACCCAACTCACATTGGAAGCATTGATCCAAACTGCGATGTGGCAGCTGTGGTCCAAG ATGCCTTTGAGTGTTCAAAGATGCTTTGTGACCAATATTATTTAACATCTCCAGAATTAAAGCTCACACAAGTAAATG gaaaatcTCCAGGCCAACCAATTCACATTGTTTATGTACCTTCTCACCTTCATCATATGCTCTTTGAACTATTCAAG AATGCAATGAGGGCAACCGTAGAACACCAGGAAAACTGGCCTTCCCTTACACCAATTGAAGTGATTGTTGTCTTGGGAAAAGAAGATCTGACAATCAAG atttcgGACAGAGGAGGTGGCGTTCCCCTGAGGATCATTGACCGTCTCTTTAGTTACACGTACTCTACCGCACCGACCCCCGTGATGGATAATTCCCGCAATGCTCCTCTG GCTGGTTTTGGTTATGGCTTGCCAATTTCTCGTCTCTATGCCAAGTACTTTCAAGGAGATCTGAATCTCTACTCTATGTCGGGATATGGAACCGACGCCATCATCTACTTAAAG GCTTTATCTTCAGAATCTGTAGAAAAACTCCCAGTCTTTAACAAATCAGCCTTCAAACACTATCAGATGAGCATCGAGGCTGACGACTGGTGTATCCCAAGCAAGGAACCAAAGAACTTGGCAAAGGAGAAAGTGGCTCTGTGA